GTTCGACGCTGTTTCCAAAAAACTCCCTCGCTCACGCTTCGGGTTAGGATTTCCGGAGCCGGCGGTTTGGCTCTTCCTTGGCCATGGCCGGCAGGGAACCTTTTGTTGCTGCGCCACACTGGCGTCCTGGCGCTTCGCGCGGGTGGAAGTCTGGGAACCGCGCCGCAAGCCATCGTGCCACCCGGTCGCGTCCGGCTACGCTCTTTTCGAGTTCCTCCTGGGGACGGCGAAACCATGGCCGGTTTGCCGGGGTTTGGTTTAAGAGGGGAATGTTGCGCGCGGGCTCCGATGTGGCAACGGCTGCCTGGGTAACCTGGGTTGTCCAAATGACCCCGGAGCCGCCAATTACCGTAATGACTTAGGTTTTGGTGGCGGATACAATAAGTAGGCTTCGGGCGGAATCTCCGCTCGCAGCCCACGCCCGACCAGCGCCCGCCCCGTGTGGGTGTCACACCGCTGAGGATTCGATGCCCTCCTCCCGATCGTATCCGCGGTCTGCGCGACCGCCTCTGGTGACGAGAAACCGCCGAGCCGTGGCTTGGGGCGGGATGCTCGTCCTCTTGGTCTTGCTGGCTGGGGCCGGCGGGCTCGTCTATTTCTTCCTTCCGCTGGGGGGGGACGGCCAGGCCCGGGCCGACTATCTGACGCACCACGTCGAGCGCGGCAAGTTCCTGTACGAGGTGACCGAGCGCGGTGAGATCGAAAGTTCGAGCAACGTCGAGGTGCGCTGCGAGGTGCAGTCGCGGAACACCGGGGGGACGGCCATTCTCGAGATCGTGCCCGAGGGGACCTATGTCGAGAAGAGGGAGCTGATTGCCCGGCTCGACAAGTCGGCGCTTGAGAATGAATACAACCAGCAGCAGATCACCTGCAACGCGAGCAATGCGTCGGTGATTCAGGCGCAGAGCGCCTTGGCCACGGCCCAGATCGCGCGGCGCGAATATCTCGACGGCACGTTTCGCCAGGACGAGCAGATTCTGTTGGGCGAGATTTCCGTGGCGGAGGAGAATCTCCGCCGCGCCGAGGATTATGCCGGCTATAGCCAGAAGCTGGCCGCCAAGGACTTCGTGACGCAATTGCAGCTCGAGGCGGATCTGTTCGCCGTCGAAAAGGCGAAGATGGATCTCGCTACGGCCAAGACCAAGATCGAGGTAATGCGCGAGTTCACCAAGGCCAAGATGCTCACGCAGCTCGAGGCCGACATCAAGATCGCCGAGGCCAATCTCGCGTCGAACGAGAACGTGAAGCGGCTCGACGAAGAAAAACTGGCTCTGATTCAAGCCCAGATCGACAAGTGTGAGATTCTCGCCCCCTCGGCCGGCCAGGTCGTCTACGCGAACTCGACCGATCGCCGTGGCGACTCGGAAGTGGTGATTCAGGAAGGGGCGCTGATTCGCGAGCGCCAGGTCATCGTGCGCTTGCCCGATCCGAAGCGGATGCAGGTCCGGGCCAAGATCAACGAGGCGCGCGTCGATCGGGTGAAAGAAGGCCAGCCGGTGGTGATTCAGCTCGACGCCTTCCCCGAGAAGAAGCTGCTGGGCAAGGTCCGCCGCGTGGACGACTATCCGATTCCGGCCGGCTGGTTCAGCTCGACCGTGAAGGAGTACGCGACCTATGTCGACATCATCGACCCCCCCGATGGCCTGCGTCCCGGCATGACGGCCCAGGTGCGCATCGAGATTTCGCGAATGCCGGACGTGATCCAGGTGCCGGTGCAAGCGGTGTTCGAGCATGCCAAGCGCCACTATTGTCTGGTGCGCACGGCCAAGGGGCTCGAGCCACGCGAAGTCAAGATCGGCACGACGAACGAGAAGCAGGTCGTGATCCAGGAGGGCTTGTCGGAAAAAGAGATCGTGCTCGTGAATCCGCGGGCGCACGAAGACAGCGTGGCGATGCCGGAAGTCCCCACCCTGCCGGAGCGCCAGGAGCAGATCGCCGCCCGCCCGACCAACGAGGTCGCATCGAACGAGGCGGAGGTTCCATCGAGCAAGACGGCTTCGTCGAGCAAGACCGAAGAATCGAATGGCGGAACCGCCGACGAACCACTCGTCCAGGTCGAAACAGCCAGGCCGGTGGCGGGCAGGGCCGAAGGGGACGACAAGGCCGGTGAGGACGACAGCGCCTCGGGCGATCGCGCGGAACGCCGCAAACGCCGCGAAGAGATGATGGCCATGGGGCCTGCCGGTGCGGCCAAGGCCATGTTCGAGCAGTTCGATGCCGACCACGACGGCAAGCTGACCGAGTCGGAATTGCCGGAACAGATGCGACAGTTCAGTGCCTCGATGGATACCAACAAGGATGGTTCGATCGACGCCGCCGAATTGACTGCGGCCATGCGCCGCTTCGCCGCGATGCGCGCTGGCGCCGGCGGCGGTGCTCCGCCCGCGGGCGGAGCGGGGCTATGAACCTCGCGGTTCGCATCGAAGATCTCAAGAAGGACTATCACCTCTCGGGTGAGGTCGTCCACGCCTTGCGCGGCGTCTCGCTCGATGTGCCCGAGGGGGACTACGTGGCCATCATGGGGCCGTCGGGATCGGGCAAGTCGACGTTGTTGAACCTGCTCGGTTGCCTCGACCGCCCCACGTCGGGGCGATACTTCCTCGGTGGCGACGACGTGGCCGTGATGCACGACGACGAGCTTTCCGAAGTCCGTGCCGGCCGCATCGGCTTCGTCTTTCAGTCGTACAATTTGATCCAGCAGCTCACGGTGATCGAGAACATCGAGGTGCCCCTGTACTACCAGGGGCGCCTCACGCCCGCCTTGCGACAGCGCTGCCGCGACCTGGCCGAGTTGGTCGGTTTAGGAGAACGTCTACGGCACCGGCCGGCGCAGCTCTCCGGTGGTCAGCAGCAGCGCGCCGCGATCGCCCGCAGCCTGGCGAACGATCCTCGTTTCATCCTGGCGGACGAGCCGACGGGCAATCTCGATTCGGTGACCACGGCCGAGATTCTCGACCTGCTCGAACGGCTCAACGCCGACGGCAAGACCGTGATCATGGTGACGCACGAAGACGACGTCGCGCAGCACGCCAAGCGCATCATTCGTTTGAAGGATGGCCTGCTGCAATCGGACGTGCGCCGCGCGGCGGTCGAGTCGAATCAGAAAACGAACGGCGCCGTGTCGATCGTGTGAGATTTTGCACGCGCGCGGAGTCGTGGAGAGATGGGGCCGGGAATGGCGTGATTGACAGAAAGTCGACCAATTCCTCTTGTCGCTGCGCGACACCGACCATTTTGCGACTTGGAGTTGTTTGGTGACCGCTGGTTTGCTCCGCAAAATGATCGGTGCTACCCGAACGTGTGCGGTGCATGAATTGCATAACGCAAGAGTCTTCGTGGCTCCGCGCCTCTGCGTGAGAGGCGCAAACGCTCGCTACAGAAAGATGTTGCCGTGTTGTCGTTGTGGTTGAGAACGTGGCTGCTGGGGGTGAAGAGCCTGCTCTTGCACCCTTTGCGCTCGTTGCTCACCGTGCTGGGCATCTTCATCGGCGTATCGAGCGTGATCTGGCTGCTCGCCATCGGCGAAGGCATCAGCCGCAAGGCGCAGGAACAGATCGAAGGTCTCGGGGCGGACAATATCATCATCCGCTCGATCAAGCCCCCCGATGCCAGCATCGTGGTGAGTCGAGGACCGACGCCTTATGGGCTGACTCGCGCCGATTTCGAGCTGCTGACGACGACCGTCCCCACGATCGAACGCGCGCTGCCGATCCGCGAGTTGCGGCGACAGTTTTCATTCTACGACCGCACGCTCGACGGACGGCTCGTCGGCTGCACGCCCGAGTATGCCGAAGTGACGCAATTGCGCGTCGATCGCGGGCACTTTCTCACCGACGCGGAATTGTCGCAGCGCGAGAACGTGTGCGTCCTTTCGGCGGGCGCCGCCGAACGGTTGTTTCCCTTCGAAGACCCGCTCGGCCGCGCCATCCACGTGGAAGAGGCCTACTACGTCGTCGTGGGCGTGATGAAGCATCGCGATCCGACGGCGGCGGTCGGTGGTTCGTTCTCGGCCCAGGATTTTTCGAGCGACGTCTACATACCGATCACGACGCTCTGGAACCGCATCGGCGATTCGATCGTCACGCGTCGCAGCGGCTCGTTTGAAGGCGAAATCGTCGAGCTCAGCCAGATCACGCTGCGCGTGAATAGCGTCGATAACGTCATCGCGACTTCCGAGTTGGTGAAAGAAACGCTGGCGGGGCGCCACCGCTCGCAAGACTGGGGCGTCACCGTGCCGCTCGAGCTGCTCGAGCAGGCCAAGACCACGCGGCTCATGTTCATCGTCTTCATGGGCTTGATCGCCGCGATCTCGCTGGTCGTGGGAGGCATCGGCATCATGAACATCATGCTGGCCACGGTGACGGAGCGCACCCGGGAGATCGGTATCCGCCGCGCCCTGGGGGCCAAACGGAGCGACATCACGCGGCAGTTTCTGGCCGAGACGATCGTGCTGTCGGTAGTCGGCGGGGCGACGGGCGTCTTGGGGGGCCTGACGTGTGGGCCCGTCACCGATTGGGCGCGCCTGCTGGTCGAGAACGCCTTTCCACGGGTGATGGCCGATCTGCCCCCCGTCATTCAGACGGTGGTGCCAGTCGTGGTGCCGTGGTCCATTCCCCTGGCGTTCGGCATCTCGGTGGGGGTGGGGGTGATTTTCGGGCTCTACCCCGCGATGCGCGCGGCGGCGATGGATCCGATCGAGGCGCTGCGGCACGAGTAGCGTTCGATAAGCAGCATTTGCCTCGGCCGGTCCGTGGCAAATCCATACATGCTCTTGTCGCTGTGCGGAGCTGAATCACCAAGAGAATAGAACGCACTGCGCCAATCTCTTGCCGATCGGGATGGGGCAAGCCAGCAGTGCCACACGGCTGCTCTTTCCGATAGTCATGCCTTGCCAGCGGGCTCGCTGCCGCCGACAATAGCGAGACTTGCCCAGAGCTGCGCCGCATCCGGGCCACGTATCGATCCGCCTGCCGCCGCGCCACCAGAAGAGGCCCCTCGCCATGGCAGACTTTCTTTACGGGCTGAACACCAGCACCATTCAGCCTGCCCCCTTGATGGACAAGATCCGCATTGCGCACGAGGCGGGTTACGACGCCATCGAGCTGTGGATCAACGACGTCGAGAAGTATCAGGAAGAAGGGCATCCCGTTTCCAACGTCCGCAAGGCGCTCGACGATGCGGGGCTGCAGCGGCCGAGCATGATCTCGCTGCGCGACTGGTGCGAGCCGGACGACGACAAATTCCAAGCGGCGCTGGACGTGTGCAAGCGGCGTCTCGACGTGGCCCGCGAGTTGGGGGTTGAACGGATCGTGGCCGGTCCCCCCGGGGGGGTCGTGCCGCTCGAATTGGCCATCGCACGCTACAACGAGCTGCTCGAGCTGAGCGTCCAGCGTGGAGTGCCCGCCTCGGTCGAGTTTCTCGGCTTCGTAAAAGGCATCAATCGCCTCGAAGAGGCCTGGGCCATCGCCGCGGGGACTCATCAGTCGACCGCCACCGTCACGCCCGACGCCTGGCACATGTTCCGCGGCGGAACCGATTGGGCCGTGCTCGATTCGATTCCGGCCGACCACATCTCGTGCTTCCACTGGAACGATGCCCCCGCCGAGCCCCCGCGCGAGAAGCAGGACGACTCGCATCGAGTCTATCCCGGCGACGGCATCCTCGATCTGAAGAAGCTCGCCAGCCAGCTCCGCGCCAAGGATTGGCACGGCGTGCTATCACTCGAACTCTTCAACCGCGACTATTGGGGGCAGGATCCACTCGAAGTGGCGCGGACGGGGTTGGCCAAGATGAAAGCTAGCGTGGCCTGACGCGATGCCTGCCTCTGCCTCCACGCTTCGAGAGTCTGAATCGAGCGGTGCCGCGCGCCGTACCACGGCGCCGCCGATCGTCGAAGTCGATCGGCTCACCAAAACCTACGGCGATTTCACCGCGCTCGCCGACTGCTCGCTCACCGTCGGCCGGGGGGAGATCTTCGGCCTGCTCGGCCCCAACGGCTCGGGCAAGACCACGTTCATCCGCCTGCTGATGGGGTTCCTGCGTCCGACCAGTGGCTCGGCGCGGATCGAAGGGCTCGACTCCTATCGCGACTCGGTGAAAGTACACCGGCACGTCGCCTACCTGCCGGGCGATGCGCGGCTGTTCCGCACGATGCGCGCCCGAGAGGTGCTGCGATTCTTCTGCAACATTCGCCCGGGCACGAGCTATGCCCGCGCCATTGCCCTGGCCGAACGTCTCGAGATCAACCTGACGCGGCAAGTGGCGGTTTTCTCGACCGGCATGCGGCAGAAGTTGGCCCTGGCGGCGACGCTGGCGGCCGAGACACCACTGGTGATCCTCGACGAGCCGACGGCGAATCTCGACCCGACGGTCCGCGCCGATGTGCTCGCCCTGGTGCGTGAGGCGCAGGCCGGCGGCAGCACGGTCATCTTCTCGTCCCACGTGCTCAGCGAGATCGAAGAGATCTGCGATCGGGTCGTCATCCTCCGCAACGGTCAACTCGTGCATACGCAGGCCATGTCCGATTTGCGGCGGCAGCACCGCATCCGCGCCCGGCTGACGGGGACCTTGGTACCACCGCCCGAGCATCTCGCCGACGAGCTGGTGATCGAAACGGGAGACGACGGCGAACTGGTAATCCTCACGCCGGGCGAACTATCTCCCTTGCTCGGCTGGCTCGCGCGCTTGCCCCTGGCCGAAGTTCAGATCGAGCCGATCGGTCTCCGCGCCATTTACGAGAAGTTCCACGCTGCCGAATCCACCTGATGCCGATGGAATGCGCTTCCGGGCAAGCGATTTGATCGCCCGCAGGAAAGCTGGCCGGAATTCGGCAGGAAAGCACCCATGAATCGTGCCCTTTGGTTCAAGTCGATCCGTGAAGCGCGGCTCCTGCTCCTGTCTTGCGCCGTGCTCATGTTCATCTTCAATTGGATCTTCGTCTGGGTCACCAGCCTCGTCGATCTCAGCGCGCTGCGGATCTTTCTCAAGGCGCTGCCCCCCGAGATGCAAAACCTGTCGGGCGTGTCGGTCGACGAGGTGGCCACCTACTCGGGACGAATTGCCCTGGCCTATGTCGATCCCGTCGTGTTGATGGTGGCTGCCGTGTGGGCCATCTCGCGCGGTTCCGACGCCGTCAGCGGCGAAATCAATCGGGGCACGATGGAGTTGCTCATCGCGCAGCCCGTGCGACGCTTTACCGTGCTGTGGACCCAGGCCACGGTAACCATCGTCGGGGGCATGCTGATCGCTGCGTCCTGTCTGCTTGGCACCGCGATGGGGCTTTGGACCATCGAATTCGACGAGCCGATCAAGGCCGCAACGTTCATTCCCGCGGCGACGAATATCTTCGGACTGATCTTTTTCCTGGCTGGCACGAGCACGCTCGCCTCGTCCTGGGAGAGTTATCGCTGGCGCACCGTGGGCCTGATGGGGGGCGTGTTCATCATCGGCCTGATTATCAAGGTCATGGCACGAACCGTGTCGAAGCTCGACTGGCTGGCCTACTTCACGTTCTTTGGCGCCTTCGAACCCCAGGCGATGGTCAGCAACACCGATCGCGCCTGGGAACTGGTGCTGCGCTACAACAGCCTTCTGCTGGGCATGGGCCTGGCCGCGTACATCGCTGCCACGGTCATCTTCTGCCGCCGCGACCTGCCTGCACCGCTTTGAACTTGCGCGCTCCTTGAAAACCGAAGGGCTCACGCGGCGCGAAGCCGCTGAGAGATAGACGCTTGAAGGTAGCGGGGAGCAGCTTACGCCTTGATGTTGCGGTCGAGCGGTGAGGATAGCAGATGATTTTCCGGAGCGGCGTTTCCAACGTGCTGGGCGGGAGTCGGAAAATCGTCCGTGTCACAGAGCGGCCAGAGGTGCCGTGCGGGCATCCAACAAACTTGAACCAAACGTACGACGGCGCAACATCCTCTACCGAAAATACCAGCACATGGCTACCGTGCAGGCGATGAGCACGCCGGCCCAGAGTTTGTCATGCTGCCACCAGGGGCGCATCAACGCTTCATCCTGGGGCGACTGGCGCTCGAAGCGCCCCCAGGTGTACTGCTCGCACCCGGCGTGGCGCTCGTGCTTCGTCAGCAGACTGACCGCGAGCACCAACAGGTAGCAGGCCAGCGTCGTCAGCGCCGCGCGATGAAAGGCCTGTAAGTTGTGGTCGTAGCCGAACCACGCCACCTGCTCGAAGATGATCGAGAAAATCGGGCCCGCGATGATACAGGCCAGGGCGGCGGTCCGCGTGACCATCGGCTGCAAGATGCCGGCCACGTAGGCCACGATCACGCCGGGCACCAGGTAGGCGTTGTAATCGGCCATGCGGTTGAAGACGCCCCCCTTCGCCTGGCCGAAGACGAGCGACAGCGCGATCGCCGCGCCGACCATCAAGATCATCGCGCCGCGGCCGATCCAGATCAGTCGACGTTCGGAGGCGTCGGGCTGGATGTACTTTTTGTAGATATCGAAGGTGAAGAGCGTGGCGGTCGAGTTCATCATCGAGTCGATCGTGGAGAGGATGCCCGCCACCAGGCCGGCCATCACCAGCCCAATCAATCCATATCCGGCCGGCAGTAGCTCGCGCGTCAGGCCGGCAAAGGCCGTATCGCTCTCGGTGGCCGGGTCGATCGCCAGGATGTAGGCCGCGGCCATGCCCGGCACGATACAGAGGAACGGAATCAAGAGCTTGAAGAAGCCGGCCGCGATCGTGCCGAGCCGGGCATCCCAATCGGTGCGGGCACTGAGCGTGCGTTGCACCATGAACTGGTTGGTTCCCCAGTAATACATGTGCAAGACCATCAGGCCGCTGAAGACGCCGGTCCAGGGAAGCTCGGGATGGCTTGGCTCGAAGAAGACGTGAAACTTCTCGGGCTGTTTTTCGAGCAGGCCCGACAGGCCACCCACGTTCGGGTGCCAGATGGCCAGGGCGGCGAGCAAGCCACTGGCCAGCAATAGCAGTACGCTTTGCACGACGTCGTTGAAGATGTCGGCCTTCAGCCCGCCATAGAACGTGTATGCTCCGGCGGTCGCCGCCAGCAGGAAGATGGCCGTCTCGTAGCTGATAGCGTACGACGAGCCGGCCGTGAGGGTTGCCACGGTGAGCGCCCCCAGGATCATGGTGCCCACCATCTGGATGAGGAGGAACGCCATGTTGGTGATCGAGTAAACCAACCGGCTGCGATCGTCGAAGCGTCGGCCGAGATACTCGGACAGCGTGTAAAGCCCCATCCGCCGATAGAAGGGCAAAAAGAAGTAGCAGAGCATCATCAGGCCGAAGATGGCGCCGAATTCGAAGTTGGCCTGGGCGAAACCTTCCTTGAGGCCGGCCCCCATCATGCCCACCATGTGATGCGAGCTGATGTTCGTGCCGAAGATCGAGCCGGCCACGGCCCACCAGGCCACCGTCTTGCCGGCGAGATAGTAATCGGTCGTGCTGTCCTCCTTGCGACCGATCCACATGCCGAACAGCGTGACGGCCAGGACGATGCTGAGCAACACCACCACATCGATCAACTGCAACGGCAAACTGGCCGACTGCGCGAACAGCACCGGAACCGATTCAAGCATGAGCGCTCCCACCTGCGAGAAAGTGAGGCTTGAATCTAACCAGACTGGCGGCCGTGTAAAGACGATCCCCTTTTAAACGCACGACCGCGGCCTCAAGATCGAGGCGCGACTCGGCTCCAGCACGCGCGAAGCTACAATCGAGGGGGGTGGTGACGAACGGACTCCAGGGTCACGCGATTGTCATCGTCGAGCACCGGGATCAAGTCACCGTGATGTACTAGAACCGTGGGATTGCAGCCAACCAATGAGCGAAGCGAAGCCATCCACCTTTCTAAGCAATGCCCAGCTCGAAAAGTCGAGCGTCGTGGCCAATTCGCGCATGAATCGCGCACGTGGGCTGGCTGGGGCGAACAGCTATGAGAAAGAATTGGGCCTCAATCCCGTCACGTGGCTGCGATCTCGATCGAGACAAGCAGGCCATGCGGCCTGGCTCGATCTTTGCTGCGGCCGCGGCGAAGCGCTGGTCGAAGCGTCACAAGCATGGAGCAACGATGCCCCGAACCTATTCCTGCACGGAGTCGATCTCGTGGGAATGCTCCGGCCCACTCCACGTGTCCCCTGGCTGAAGCTGGAAGTCGCGTCGTTGCACGAATGGTCGCCACCGCGGCGGTATGATCTCATCACGTGCGTGCATGGTCTGCACTACATCGGCGACAAGCTAGGACTTGTCGAACACGCAATAAGCTGGCTGGAGCCCAACGGGTACCTGCTGGCCCACCTCGATCTCGACAATCTGCGAGGCGACAATGACCGTCCACTCGGTTCGCATTTACGACGAACACTTGAATCGAACGGTTGCAGCTACCACCGCCGCAAACGCTTGCTTTCGCGTAGCGGAAACGCGCCTTGTACTTTCGGCTACCGATACCGAGGAGCCGATGACCGCGCGGGCGCGAACTACACCGGCCAGGAAGCGGTTCACTCGTACTATTCGATCGACCACAGCGCCCCTTAGCTCGCCTTCGATCGCTTTTTCGGCGGCTTGCTCAATTCCTTGAGCGCCCGTTCGTCGCGGCGGATGAACTCGGCCAGCCAGCCCTGTTCGATAACGTTGTCCGTGCGCGCGTTCAAGAGCATGCAGGTTTCGATGCGCAGCTTCAGAGCCCCTTCGTGCTTGCGCTCGGGGTTCAACACGACGTCGAGTAGTTGCAGCGTCTCTTCGAGCTGCCCGGAGTCGAAACGCTCGCGGGCTTTCTTCACGATGCCGTCGGGGCCCCCCGCCAGCTCGACCAGGTCGGCGTGGACGCTCGAGGCCGGCGCGGCGTACATCGTCTGCGGCAACTCATCGAACCAGCCCACGTATCCCTCGTAGATGCCGCGAATCGACCACGTGAGCCGACCATACTGCTCGCCGATCTTGAGCTCGTCGGGCAGCTTGATCTCGCGCATCAGCGTGTGGACATCCTTGCCGGCGTTCATCCCCTTCACCGTCTCGTTGTCGACGTAGCGAATCGCCTCGATGTAGTGGGTCAGCCGCTGCTCGATTTCTTTCGCTCCCTTGATCGGCTCCACGTGGCTCCCCAGCAGGAGCTCGGGATGCCAGGAGCGCACCATCTCGAGCGACTTGATCCACAGCGCGGGCGAGCGGAACTCAGTCCCGCGCAGCGTGTAGATGTTCGGAAACGTTTCGTAGTAGTTGTCTCCCAAGAAGGCGGTTTTCAACTCGGGGATCCAGATGGCCAATTGATCCTGCGTCTCGCCCGGCGCGGCGTGCAGCTCGAACGTCAGTTCGCCCAGCTTGAACGTGTACTCCTTCTCGAAGGTGATCGTGGCGTCGTAATCGGGACGCAACAGTTCTTCGGCCGCCGAGAGGGTGACCGGCAGCGCCAGGTTGTACTGCGCCGCGGCGCGGCGCGCGTGGAAGGCCAGCAGACGGCGATGGTACTCGCGAAACGCCGGATAGTTGGCCTGCGCGATCACCTCGGTGCCGGGCTCGCGCCACTGGCGTATGCCGCCCATGTGATCCGGATGCCCGTGCGTGAGAATGATGTACTTGATCGGCTCCTTGTTCACCGCCTGCAAGAGTTTCTTGTGGCGGCCTGCGAAGGCGCTCGTCGAGGTGTCGATGATGACGTTCCCCGCAGAGGTCGTCACCAGATAGGTATTGCTGAATCCGCTGGCCTGGTAGATGTGGTCGTTGACTTTGAGGGCCTCTTTTTGATCGGCGAAGGCCTGCAAGATATTTTGTTGCGCAATGCCTTGTCCCCAGGCTGTCGCGGGCGTGGCAATGAGCAACAAGCCGATGGCGAACGAGCCCCACCTTCGTCGCGTAACCGCTGGCATAGCGTCTCCCTGACAACATGGATCGAGCACGGACGAGCCACGCCAAAATGGCTCCTCGCATCGGCTCTATCATCCTCGGCCACAAGTATCGCGTCCAATTATTTGCGAAGAGATGCAGAAAGTCGCGGCCACACCGAGTCCTCGGGAGGGAGCGCTACACGGCGCGTACCACCGTTCGGCCTGTACCTAGCTGGCGATTACATCCGTCCATACCAGAAACGAACGCAGTTGATTGACGCCAAACGTCGTGGTCAGCGCGACATCGGCGGCATCGCGTCCGCGAGCCATCAAGATCCGACCGATGCGAGGCTGATTATTCCGTGCGTCGAACGCGTGCCACGCGCCCCCCAGATAAACCTCGAACCAGGCGCTAAAGTCCATCGGATCGGCCGAACGCGGTACGCCGATGTCTCCCAGGTAGCCCGTACAATAGCGCGCTGGAATGTTCAAACTGCGACAGAACGTAATGGCCAGGTGCATGTAGTCGCGGCACACTCCCACGCGCTCGCGAAACACTTCCAGCGCCGTACGGTTGGCCCGCGCTTGCAGGTAGTCGAAGCGAATATGGCAATGAACGTAATCACACACCGCTTGAACAAGTGGCCAGCCCGCCGGCAGATGTCCAAACAGCGACCAGGCCGTGTCGCGTAGCTCGCTATCGACCTCGCAGTAGCGGCTGGCGAGCAGAAACATGAGCACTTCGTGGGGGAGTTCGTTGACTTGATGCTGATAGGCGTTCGGCACCTGTCGATCGGGCTGTCCGTCGTCGGCGATGACAAACTCGTTGCGGAACACGATCGTCCCGCCAGGCACAACCGCCCGACCGCAGCGATTGCCGTAACCGTCGATGTATTCGCAGACAGGAACGTGCGGCGCGATCGTCAGGTTCTCGGGCTCGCGGATCTCGTCGCATCGCGACGGATGCACGTAGGCCATCAGCAGCACCGCGGTCGGCTGCACAAAATCAAGAGCCGCTTCAAAGCCAGCGCGAATAAGCATGTTGTCGAAACAACTTTCCACCGCCATGGAAAAAGAGAGACGTGTCTCCGCGGCGATCAGGGCATCCATCGCCTGAGAGACTGAACGGCG
The sequence above is drawn from the Pirellulales bacterium genome and encodes:
- a CDS encoding HlyD family efflux transporter periplasmic adaptor subunit; the protein is MLVLLVLLAGAGGLVYFFLPLGGDGQARADYLTHHVERGKFLYEVTERGEIESSSNVEVRCEVQSRNTGGTAILEIVPEGTYVEKRELIARLDKSALENEYNQQQITCNASNASVIQAQSALATAQIARREYLDGTFRQDEQILLGEISVAEENLRRAEDYAGYSQKLAAKDFVTQLQLEADLFAVEKAKMDLATAKTKIEVMREFTKAKMLTQLEADIKIAEANLASNENVKRLDEEKLALIQAQIDKCEILAPSAGQVVYANSTDRRGDSEVVIQEGALIRERQVIVRLPDPKRMQVRAKINEARVDRVKEGQPVVIQLDAFPEKKLLGKVRRVDDYPIPAGWFSSTVKEYATYVDIIDPPDGLRPGMTAQVRIEISRMPDVIQVPVQAVFEHAKRHYCLVRTAKGLEPREVKIGTTNEKQVVIQEGLSEKEIVLVNPRAHEDSVAMPEVPTLPERQEQIAARPTNEVASNEAEVPSSKTASSSKTEESNGGTADEPLVQVETARPVAGRAEGDDKAGEDDSASGDRAERRKRREEMMAMGPAGAAKAMFEQFDADHDGKLTESELPEQMRQFSASMDTNKDGSIDAAELTAAMRRFAAMRAGAGGGAPPAGGAGL
- a CDS encoding ABC transporter ATP-binding protein, which encodes MNLAVRIEDLKKDYHLSGEVVHALRGVSLDVPEGDYVAIMGPSGSGKSTLLNLLGCLDRPTSGRYFLGGDDVAVMHDDELSEVRAGRIGFVFQSYNLIQQLTVIENIEVPLYYQGRLTPALRQRCRDLAELVGLGERLRHRPAQLSGGQQQRAAIARSLANDPRFILADEPTGNLDSVTTAEILDLLERLNADGKTVIMVTHEDDVAQHAKRIIRLKDGLLQSDVRRAAVESNQKTNGAVSIV
- a CDS encoding ABC transporter permease, coding for MWLRTWLLGVKSLLLHPLRSLLTVLGIFIGVSSVIWLLAIGEGISRKAQEQIEGLGADNIIIRSIKPPDASIVVSRGPTPYGLTRADFELLTTTVPTIERALPIRELRRQFSFYDRTLDGRLVGCTPEYAEVTQLRVDRGHFLTDAELSQRENVCVLSAGAAERLFPFEDPLGRAIHVEEAYYVVVGVMKHRDPTAAVGGSFSAQDFSSDVYIPITTLWNRIGDSIVTRRSGSFEGEIVELSQITLRVNSVDNVIATSELVKETLAGRHRSQDWGVTVPLELLEQAKTTRLMFIVFMGLIAAISLVVGGIGIMNIMLATVTERTREIGIRRALGAKRSDITRQFLAETIVLSVVGGATGVLGGLTCGPVTDWARLLVENAFPRVMADLPPVIQTVVPVVVPWSIPLAFGISVGVGVIFGLYPAMRAAAMDPIEALRHE
- a CDS encoding sugar phosphate isomerase/epimerase, which produces MADFLYGLNTSTIQPAPLMDKIRIAHEAGYDAIELWINDVEKYQEEGHPVSNVRKALDDAGLQRPSMISLRDWCEPDDDKFQAALDVCKRRLDVARELGVERIVAGPPGGVVPLELAIARYNELLELSVQRGVPASVEFLGFVKGINRLEEAWAIAAGTHQSTATVTPDAWHMFRGGTDWAVLDSIPADHISCFHWNDAPAEPPREKQDDSHRVYPGDGILDLKKLASQLRAKDWHGVLSLELFNRDYWGQDPLEVARTGLAKMKASVA
- a CDS encoding ABC transporter ATP-binding protein, with the translated sequence MPASASTLRESESSGAARRTTAPPIVEVDRLTKTYGDFTALADCSLTVGRGEIFGLLGPNGSGKTTFIRLLMGFLRPTSGSARIEGLDSYRDSVKVHRHVAYLPGDARLFRTMRAREVLRFFCNIRPGTSYARAIALAERLEINLTRQVAVFSTGMRQKLALAATLAAETPLVILDEPTANLDPTVRADVLALVREAQAGGSTVIFSSHVLSEIEEICDRVVILRNGQLVHTQAMSDLRRQHRIRARLTGTLVPPPEHLADELVIETGDDGELVILTPGELSPLLGWLARLPLAEVQIEPIGLRAIYEKFHAAEST
- a CDS encoding ABC transporter permease subunit, giving the protein MNRALWFKSIREARLLLLSCAVLMFIFNWIFVWVTSLVDLSALRIFLKALPPEMQNLSGVSVDEVATYSGRIALAYVDPVVLMVAAVWAISRGSDAVSGEINRGTMELLIAQPVRRFTVLWTQATVTIVGGMLIAASCLLGTAMGLWTIEFDEPIKAATFIPAATNIFGLIFFLAGTSTLASSWESYRWRTVGLMGGVFIIGLIIKVMARTVSKLDWLAYFTFFGAFEPQAMVSNTDRAWELVLRYNSLLLGMGLAAYIAATVIFCRRDLPAPL